CCCGTCGCACGTTTGACGGCGTCAAGATGAGCACCTTGAAAGACAGCGTGGCCGCTTATGTGTGCCAGGTGGCCGATGGACCTTGCCAATACGAGGGCGAGACCATGGCCAACTCGCACGCCGACCTGGGCATCACGGGTTCGGAGTTCGACCTCATGGTGACCATGCTGCGCGACGAGATCAACCGCGCGGGCGCACCACAAGCCGCGAAGAACGAACTGCTCAAGCGCCTGGCCCCCACCCGACGGGACATCGTCAAGCCATGAAGCACACACTGATCTGTACCGCCATGGCTGCCGGCTGTCTGCAGGCCACACTGGCCGGCGCCGCGCCCCAAACCATCAACCTCATCACCTTTGGCGGCGACGCGGTGGCCAACGCGGCCGTGTCCATTCAGGTGAAAGGAGCGCCACGCACGGCACCCGCCAGCGCCAGCGCCGACATGGGGCAACGACAGCGCAGCTTCGTGCCAGGTCTGCTGGTGGTGCAAACCGGCACCTCGGTGAGTTTTCCGAACTTCGACACGGTGAGACACCACGTGTACTCGTTCTCACCGACCAAAACGTTCGAAATCAAGCTGTATGCGGGCACGCCAGCCAAGCCCGTGATCTTCGACAAGGCGGGCACGGCCACGCTGGGCTGCAACATCCACGACCGGATGATGGCGCACATCCACGTGGTGGACACCCCGTACTTTGGCGTGACCGACGGCATGGGCCGCGTCACCATCGACCTGCCGGCGGGCGATCACGTCGCGCGCATCTGGACCGTGCCCATGGGTGAAACCTCGCCAGGCATCGAGCAACCCCTGCGCGCTGGCGGGGGCCCCGTGACGCTGCGCATCACGCCACCTTGAACACCTCGGGCCGATCGAAGAAGGCACGGACACACCCTCGCTGTGGCGCGCCAAGCAGGTGCAAGGCCAGCGCCACCCGAGCCTGGGCCACCGTCAGCGGCCCGGCGGCCGGCCATCGATCATCGGCACGGGACAGCACCCCACCCCGCGCCACCCGGGTGCTGCGCCAGACCTGCACCCCTTGCGCGCAGGCCTCGTTCAGCGCATCGGCCAACGCATCCTGAACCGTCCCGTGTCCGGTGCAGGCCACCACGAGTCCCTTCAATGAGGCGGCGCCATCCGCCGACAGCAGCGCACGCACCACCCAGCCATCGGCATCTGCGTGGCTGCTCACGCACTCCACCCGCGGGCGGGCCTGCGTCGCAAACCATCGCCACAGTGGCGCCTGTACCGCACGGAACGGCCCATCCTGCCACGCCTGTATCGCCGGTTGCCACACCCCATCGGGCAGCCTGCGTGCCAAAGGCTGGGCGCCGCCGGCATCAAACGCGTTCACCTCCCGTGTGTGAACCTTGCGCACCAGACTGCCCGGCCACAAGCAGGCGTTCATGGCCACCCACGTGCCCCCGAGGCCTCTGGACGACAAAACCTGCACGGCAGACAAGGCATCGCGCAGATTGGCGGGCCCATCGGCATCATCGGCCGTGGCCGGACGCATGGCACCCGTGAGCACCACCGGCTTGCGCTGATCATGCAACCAGTCCAGCACACAGGCGGTCTCTTCCAGCGTGTCCGTGCCATGGGTGATGACCACACCCGCCACGCCCTCATCCGACAGGCCCTCGGCCAGCCTGCTGGCCAGCGCCTGCCACACAGACCACCGCATGTCCTTGCTGTCGATCGACACCACCTGATGGGCGCGCACCTGCCAGCCCTCGGGCACATCGACCCCGTCCAGCAAGGCATCGACCCCCAGCACCGCCGCCGTGTACCCCCCCGACGGGTCACCGTGACGCTGAACGCCAGCGATCGTGCCGCCCGTGCCCAAGACCAACAATGTGCGCATCAACACCTCAAAAAATTAACTGGACAAACCAACAGTACTGTATAAAATGACAGACATCCGGTTCACGCCACGTTCTTCCAGAGCGCCCCCGAGATGTCCAACGATAGCCCCAAACTGACGCCGCGACAGCAAGAGATCTTCGAGCTGATCCAGCAAGCCATCGCCACCACAGGTGCGCCGCCAACCCGGGCCGAAATCGCCAATCAACTGGGATTTCGTTCGGCCAACGCCGCCGAAGAGCACCTGCAGGCGCTGGCCCGCAAAGGCGTGATCGAGCTGGTCGGCGGCACCTCGCGAGGCATCAGGCTCAAAGCCGGCACGCTGCGGGGGCTGCACGAAACCCGCCGCGCGCCAGCCTCTGCCGGCAAAAGCCGCCTGGGCAGTCTGAGTGGCCTGACGGCCGGTAACCTTCCCTTGCCCGGCCTTGAGCAACTGGTGCTGCCCCTGGTGGGGCGCGTGGCGGCAGGCCATCCCATCCTGGCACAAGAACACATCGAACAAAGTTACGCGGTCGAACCCTCCCTGTTCACGCGCACGCCCGACTACCTCTTGCGGGTCAAGGGCATGAGCATGCGAGATGCTGGCATCCTCGACGGCGACTTGCTGGCCGTGGCGCGCACGCGCGAGGCCCGCAATGGGCAAATCGTCGTGGCGCGGCTGGGCGACGAAGTGACGGTGAAACGCTTTCAGCGCAACGCCCAAGGCGTCACCCTGCTGCCAGAAAACCCTGATTTCGAGCCCATCCTCGTGGGCCCTGACACCCCTGATTTCGAGCTTGAAGGCCTGGCCGTGGGCCTGATCCGCAAGGATTTCTGACACGGTTTTCTTCACTCCCACGGTGCAGGTGGCGGGCATTCGTGCCGCAGCCTCTGCGGTGCAATCCTGCGCGGTGGGCCCTGTATGAATCCTGCCGAACTTCGCTGAAGTCCAAGGAGTTCACCATGATTCACCACCTCGCTCGCGCCTTCTTCGCACGAGAAACCAGTCCACAGGCGTCAGCCCACAGACACCAGCAGCCAACAGCACAGACTTCTGGGGCTGCGGATGGCACGTCACCTCGTCCAACACCGGCTGCGCCCGTGCGCCCACGCCCCATCACACCATGGACGGCCCCGGCGTCATGCGCGACGGCCACGCTGCACCGCCAGTGCGGCCTGGTCAACGGTCGCGCGGCCTCCACGTCGGCCATGCAGCGTGTGCGCATCAGCACCGACCCCAGCGATGCCCGTCGCACCGTGATCAGCGGCCGCTTTGCCGAAGTCTGCGCGGCCCTGGACCGCCTCGTTCACGAGCAAGAAGCGCTGGCCTGAAACAACAACACCGCGCCAGGCGCGGTGTTGTTCGCTGTGCGGCACGACGCCGTGATCAGCCCATGTGCAGGCCACCGTTCACCGAGAAATCGGCGCCCGTGGCAAAGCCGGCTTCGTCGCTGGCCACCCACGACACCATCGAGGCGATTTCTTCAGGCGTGCCCAGGCGCTTGACAGGAATCGTGGCCACGATCTTGTCCAGCACGTCTGGACGGATAGCGCGCACCATTTCAGTCCCGATGTAGCCCGGCGACACGGTGTTGACGGTCACGCCCTTGTTGGCCACTTCCTGAGCCAAAGCCATCGTGAAGCCGTGCATGCCCGCCTTGGCTGCCGAGTAGTTGGTCTGACCGAACTGACCCTTTTCACCGTTGACCGAACTGATGTTGACGATGCGACCCCAGTTGCGCTCAACCATGTCGTCAAGAACCTGCTTGGTCACATTGAACAGGCTGTTGAGGTTGGTATCGATCACCGCATCCCAGTCGGCCTTGCTCATTTTGCGGAACATGCCGTCGCGGGTGATGCCGGCGTTGTTCACCAGCACGTCGATGGGGCCATGTTCGGCCTTGGCCTTGCGGAAGGCCTCCACGGTCGAATCCCAATCCGACACATTGCCCACCGAGGCGTAGAAGGTGTAGCCCAGCGCCTTTTGCTCATCCAGCCACTTGTTGAAATCCCGGCTGGGGCCGCAGCCCGCCAGCACGGTGTATCCGTCCTTGTACAGGCGTTGGCAGATGGCCGTGCCAATGCCACCCATGCCACCGGTCACGTATGCTACTTTTTTGCTCATCTCATTGCTCCTCGAAAAGGATGATCTCAGGGTTCGGGCAGGTCAACGTTCGATGGTCAGGGCCACGCCCATGCCCCCACCGATGCACAGCGACGCCAGGCCCTTCTTGGCGTCGCGCTTGTTCATTTCATGCAAAAGGCTGACCAGCACGCGGCAGCCTGACGCGCCAATCGGGTGACCGATGGCGATGGCGCCGCCAT
The DNA window shown above is from Aquabacterium sp. A3 and carries:
- a CDS encoding asparaginase; this translates as MRTLLVLGTGGTIAGVQRHGDPSGGYTAAVLGVDALLDGVDVPEGWQVRAHQVVSIDSKDMRWSVWQALASRLAEGLSDEGVAGVVITHGTDTLEETACVLDWLHDQRKPVVLTGAMRPATADDADGPANLRDALSAVQVLSSRGLGGTWVAMNACLWPGSLVRKVHTREVNAFDAGGAQPLARRLPDGVWQPAIQAWQDGPFRAVQAPLWRWFATQARPRVECVSSHADADGWVVRALLSADGAASLKGLVVACTGHGTVQDALADALNEACAQGVQVWRSTRVARGGVLSRADDRWPAAGPLTVAQARVALALHLLGAPQRGCVRAFFDRPEVFKVA
- the lexA gene encoding transcriptional repressor LexA, giving the protein MSNDSPKLTPRQQEIFELIQQAIATTGAPPTRAEIANQLGFRSANAAEEHLQALARKGVIELVGGTSRGIRLKAGTLRGLHETRRAPASAGKSRLGSLSGLTAGNLPLPGLEQLVLPLVGRVAAGHPILAQEHIEQSYAVEPSLFTRTPDYLLRVKGMSMRDAGILDGDLLAVARTREARNGQIVVARLGDEVTVKRFQRNAQGVTLLPENPDFEPILVGPDTPDFELEGLAVGLIRKDF
- a CDS encoding group I truncated hemoglobin, whose amino-acid sequence is MFRSAPVLPPMRLVSGPTLRAISLCGALLLSACATPTSAPLYQQFGGVEALKVITDRTMDRVSTDPRTRRTFDGVKMSTLKDSVAAYVCQVADGPCQYEGETMANSHADLGITGSEFDLMVTMLRDEINRAGAPQAAKNELLKRLAPTRRDIVKP
- a CDS encoding methylamine utilization protein, whose translation is MKHTLICTAMAAGCLQATLAGAAPQTINLITFGGDAVANAAVSIQVKGAPRTAPASASADMGQRQRSFVPGLLVVQTGTSVSFPNFDTVRHHVYSFSPTKTFEIKLYAGTPAKPVIFDKAGTATLGCNIHDRMMAHIHVVDTPYFGVTDGMGRVTIDLPAGDHVARIWTVPMGETSPGIEQPLRAGGGPVTLRITPP
- the phbB gene encoding acetoacetyl-CoA reductase, with amino-acid sequence MSKKVAYVTGGMGGIGTAICQRLYKDGYTVLAGCGPSRDFNKWLDEQKALGYTFYASVGNVSDWDSTVEAFRKAKAEHGPIDVLVNNAGITRDGMFRKMSKADWDAVIDTNLNSLFNVTKQVLDDMVERNWGRIVNISSVNGEKGQFGQTNYSAAKAGMHGFTMALAQEVANKGVTVNTVSPGYIGTEMVRAIRPDVLDKIVATIPVKRLGTPEEIASMVSWVASDEAGFATGADFSVNGGLHMG